From Streptomyces sp. TLI_235, a single genomic window includes:
- a CDS encoding delta-1-pyrroline-5-carboxylate dehydrogenase group 1 gives MSMDAVTRVPVPAGEPVRGHAPGSPERERLERRMEELAAEPVPLPMAIAGEQRFGGGERIEVVQPHHHAARLGVLGNATHEDAALAVDAALAAAPDWRALSFDDRAAVFLRAAELAAGPWRETLTAATVLGQSTAAGQAEADAPCGLADSWRSAVHAARRILAEQPPSPPGRWHRTDHRPLPGFVHAVTPFDSTAVAGRLPTAPALMGNTVVWQPAPAQTLAAHHTMRLLEAAGLPPGVVNLVTGDGRAPTKVALASPALAGLHFAGPTAAFHTLWTEIAAHLGGYRVHPRIVGETGERGFLVAHPSADPDVLRTALVRGAFAHQGQRRTTIGRAHLPRTLWRRIRADFLAEVDALAVGDVTDLSNAMGALIDRRAYERNRAAIERAVHDPGVEVAAGGQYDDAIGWFVRPTVLEHGDGRGDVLPADHSGPILAVRVYEDGDWEGALNRAAAGGPYTPAARVVAEDRYAIALAVERLRFAAGTLGVNEWTAGAGDRADAARTLPSWTSARAVEETFTRPADHGHPSGG, from the coding sequence ATGTCCATGGACGCCGTCACCCGGGTCCCCGTCCCCGCCGGCGAGCCGGTGCGCGGCCACGCCCCCGGCAGCCCCGAGCGGGAGCGGCTGGAACGCCGGATGGAGGAGCTCGCCGCCGAACCCGTCCCGCTGCCGATGGCCATCGCCGGCGAGCAGCGGTTCGGCGGCGGCGAACGGATCGAGGTCGTCCAGCCGCACCACCACGCCGCCCGGCTCGGCGTGCTCGGCAACGCCACCCACGAGGACGCCGCGCTCGCCGTGGACGCCGCGCTCGCCGCCGCCCCGGACTGGCGGGCGCTCTCCTTCGACGACCGGGCCGCGGTCTTCCTGCGCGCCGCCGAACTGGCCGCCGGCCCCTGGCGGGAGACCCTCACCGCGGCCACCGTGCTCGGCCAGTCCACGGCCGCCGGGCAGGCCGAGGCCGACGCGCCCTGCGGACTCGCCGACTCCTGGCGGTCCGCCGTGCACGCCGCCCGGCGGATCCTCGCCGAGCAGCCGCCGTCCCCGCCCGGGCGGTGGCACCGGACGGACCACCGGCCGCTGCCGGGCTTCGTCCACGCCGTCACCCCCTTCGACTCCACCGCTGTCGCCGGCCGCCTGCCCACCGCCCCCGCGCTCATGGGCAACACCGTGGTGTGGCAGCCCGCGCCCGCCCAGACCCTCGCCGCGCACCACACGATGCGGCTGCTGGAGGCCGCCGGCCTGCCGCCCGGCGTGGTCAACCTGGTCACCGGCGACGGCCGGGCGCCCACCAAGGTCGCCCTCGCCAGCCCCGCCCTCGCCGGGCTGCACTTCGCCGGCCCCACCGCGGCCTTCCACACCCTGTGGACGGAGATCGCCGCCCACCTCGGCGGCTACCGGGTCCACCCGCGGATCGTCGGCGAGACCGGCGAGCGGGGCTTCCTGGTCGCCCACCCCTCGGCCGACCCGGACGTGCTGCGCACCGCGCTCGTCCGCGGCGCCTTCGCCCACCAGGGCCAGCGGCGCACGACGATCGGCCGGGCCCACCTGCCGCGCACCCTCTGGCGGCGGATCCGCGCGGACTTCCTCGCCGAGGTCGACGCGCTGGCCGTCGGCGACGTCACCGACCTGAGCAACGCCATGGGTGCGCTGATCGACCGCCGGGCCTACGAGCGGAACCGCGCCGCGATCGAGCGGGCCGTGCACGACCCCGGGGTGGAGGTCGCAGCCGGCGGCCAGTACGACGACGCGATCGGCTGGTTCGTCCGCCCGACCGTCCTGGAGCACGGCGACGGCCGCGGCGACGTCCTGCCCGCCGACCACAGCGGCCCGATCCTGGCCGTCCGGGTGTACGAGGACGGCGACTGGGAAGGCGCCCTGAACCGGGCGGCCGCCGGCGGGCCGTACACGCCCGCCGCCCGCGTGGTCGCCGAGGACCGGTACGCGATCGCACTGGCCGTCGAACGGCTGCGGTTCGCCGCCGGCACCCTCGGCGTCAACGAGTGGACGGCAGGCGCAGGCGACCGGGCCGACGCCGCGCGGACCCTGCCGAGCTGGACCTCGGCCCGCGCCGTCGAGGAGACCTTCACCCGGCCCGCGGATCACGGTCACCCGTCCGGTGGGTGA
- a CDS encoding glutamate dehydrogenase, with amino-acid sequence MQTKLDAAKAELLTKAAAAAENSQVGGAAPGEGLSNGALAAYLHHYYLHTAPEDLVDRDPVDVYGAAASHYRLGLKRPQGTAEVRVQTPTVEENGWSCGHTVVEVVTDDMPFLVDSVTNELTRLDRGIHLVVHPQLAVRRDITGKLLEILDIDACSRSQAAGAEWPADAVVESWMHVEIDRETDRADLRSIETNLRRILGDVREVVEDWSKMRDSALRLADELAEQPPAHLPEQEVGEAWELMRWLADDHFTFLGYREYDLVEHKGEEVLKAVAGTGLGILRADPLSHDSDHHPVSEAFGRLSAPVRAKAHEKKLLVLTKANSRATVHRPAYLDYVGVKKFDANGEVVGERRFLGLFSSAAYTESVTRIPVVRRKVQEVVSGSGFSGDSHDGRDMLQILETFPRDEMFQTPAAELQAIATNVLYLQERRRLRLFLRQDEYGRYFSALVYLPRDRYTTRIRLRLTEILKEELSGDAIDYTVYATESVLTRLHFVIRVAPGAELPQLTDAEVERIEAKLAEAARFWMDGFNDQLHIELGEERAAELAHKYANAFPDGYRADFTARTAVADLKQIEALHGEGDFRLNLYQPVGAGDDERRFKIYRVGGPISLTEVLPVLQRLGVEVLDEHPYALRRSDGTTAWVYDFGLRLRESTELTDEARERFQEAFSATWTGRAENDGFNGLVLTAGLTWRQATMLRAYAKYLRQAGSTFSQDYMEDALRNNAHTTRLLVNLFEARLSPSHRLGADELTEGLMEELDGALDEVVSLDEDRILRSFLHLIKATLRTNFFQHAEDGDWHSYVSMKFDPKAIPDLPAPRPAFEIWVYSPRVEGVHLRFGKVARGGLRWSDRREDFRTEILGLVKAQMVKNTVIVPVGAKGGFVAKQLPDPSVDRDAWLAEGIASYKTFISALLDITDNLRGGEVVHPVDVVRHDEDDTYLVVAADKGTATFSDIANGVAEAYGFWLGDAFASGGSAGYDHKGMGITARGAWESVKRNFRELGVDTQGEDFSVVGIGDMSGDVFGNGMLLSEHIRLVAAFDHRHIFLDPNPDAAVSYAERRRLFDLPRSSWDDYDKSLISAGGGVFPRTAKAIQLSPQVRERLGIDAAKITPAELMKAILQAPVDLFWNGGIGTYIKASTETNAEVGDKANDAIRVNGAQVRARVIGEGGNLGCTQLGRIEFAATGGPEGTGGWINTDAIDNSAGVDTSDHEVNIKILLNQVVADGDMTVKQRNALLAEMTDEVGRLVLRNNYAQNVVLANAVAQAVSMVNVHARMINRLEAGGQLDRGLEFLPTEKQIRERQQAGRGLSQPELSVLLAYTKITLADELLATELPDDPYFRDALQQYFPSALRARFADAIDNHPLRREIITTLIVNDTINRGGCTFAFRLREETGATMEEIARTHAAARAVFGLEQLWDEVEGLDNKVAARVQIKMRLHVRRLVERATRWMLNNRRQPLDIAGTIEFFHDRVNQVWESLPKPLRGEDLTWFEAVYEELSGAGVPDELANRIAGLSSAFPTLDIVGVADRSEADVMEVAELYYDLADRLQITHLLDRIIELPRTDRWSSMARAAIREDLFAAHSALTADVLACGPAGSSPEDRYKAWAELNGTLLSRAKTTLDDIRGSDNYELSSLSVAMRVIRTLLRTGR; translated from the coding sequence ATGCAGACCAAGCTGGACGCAGCCAAGGCCGAACTGCTCACGAAGGCAGCAGCAGCCGCTGAGAACAGCCAGGTGGGGGGAGCGGCGCCAGGGGAGGGGCTGAGCAACGGCGCTCTGGCCGCGTACCTGCACCACTACTACCTCCACACCGCGCCCGAGGACCTGGTCGACCGCGACCCGGTCGACGTGTACGGCGCGGCCGCCTCCCACTACCGGCTGGGGCTCAAGCGGCCCCAGGGCACCGCAGAGGTCCGGGTGCAAACCCCGACCGTCGAGGAGAACGGCTGGAGCTGCGGCCACACCGTGGTGGAGGTCGTCACCGACGACATGCCCTTCCTCGTGGACTCGGTCACCAACGAGCTGACCCGCCTCGACCGCGGCATCCACCTGGTCGTCCACCCCCAGCTGGCCGTCCGCCGCGACATCACCGGCAAGCTGCTGGAGATCCTCGACATCGACGCCTGCTCGCGCAGCCAGGCCGCCGGCGCCGAGTGGCCCGCCGACGCCGTCGTCGAGTCCTGGATGCACGTCGAGATCGACCGCGAGACCGACCGCGCCGACCTCCGCTCCATCGAGACCAACCTGCGCCGCATCCTCGGTGACGTCCGCGAGGTCGTCGAGGACTGGTCCAAGATGCGCGACTCCGCGCTGCGCCTCGCCGACGAGCTCGCCGAGCAGCCCCCGGCCCACCTGCCCGAGCAGGAGGTCGGCGAGGCCTGGGAGCTCATGCGCTGGCTGGCCGACGACCACTTCACCTTCCTCGGCTACCGCGAGTACGACCTCGTCGAGCACAAGGGCGAAGAGGTCCTCAAGGCCGTCGCCGGCACCGGCCTGGGCATCCTGCGCGCCGACCCGCTCAGCCACGACAGCGACCACCACCCGGTCAGCGAGGCCTTCGGCCGGCTCTCCGCCCCCGTCCGCGCCAAGGCGCACGAGAAGAAGCTCCTCGTGCTCACCAAGGCCAACAGCCGGGCCACCGTGCACCGCCCCGCCTACCTCGACTACGTCGGCGTGAAGAAGTTCGACGCCAACGGCGAGGTCGTCGGCGAGCGCCGCTTCCTCGGCCTGTTCTCCTCCGCCGCGTACACCGAGTCGGTCACCCGCATCCCGGTCGTCCGCCGCAAGGTCCAGGAGGTCGTCTCCGGCTCCGGCTTCTCCGGCGACAGCCACGACGGCCGCGACATGCTGCAGATCCTGGAGACCTTCCCCCGGGACGAGATGTTCCAGACCCCGGCCGCGGAGCTCCAGGCCATCGCCACCAACGTGCTCTACCTGCAGGAGCGCCGCCGGCTGCGGCTGTTCCTGCGCCAGGACGAGTACGGGCGCTACTTCTCCGCGCTGGTCTACCTCCCGCGCGACCGCTACACCACCCGCATCCGGCTGCGCCTGACCGAGATCCTCAAGGAGGAGCTCAGCGGCGACGCGATCGACTACACGGTGTACGCCACCGAGTCGGTCCTCACCCGCCTGCACTTCGTCATCCGGGTCGCCCCCGGCGCCGAGCTGCCCCAGCTCACCGACGCCGAGGTCGAGCGGATCGAGGCCAAGCTCGCCGAGGCCGCCCGGTTCTGGATGGACGGCTTCAACGACCAGCTGCACATCGAGCTGGGCGAGGAGCGGGCCGCCGAGCTCGCCCACAAGTACGCCAACGCCTTCCCCGACGGCTACCGGGCCGACTTCACCGCCCGCACCGCCGTCGCCGACCTCAAGCAGATCGAGGCGCTGCACGGCGAGGGCGACTTCCGGCTCAACCTCTACCAGCCGGTCGGCGCCGGCGACGACGAGCGCCGCTTCAAGATCTACCGGGTCGGCGGGCCGATCTCGCTCACCGAGGTCCTGCCCGTGCTGCAGCGCCTGGGCGTCGAGGTCCTCGACGAGCACCCCTACGCGCTGCGGCGCTCCGACGGCACCACCGCGTGGGTGTACGACTTCGGCCTGCGGCTGCGCGAGTCCACCGAGCTCACCGACGAGGCCCGCGAGCGCTTCCAGGAGGCCTTCTCGGCGACCTGGACCGGCCGGGCCGAGAACGACGGCTTCAACGGCCTCGTCCTCACCGCCGGGCTCACCTGGCGCCAGGCCACGATGCTGCGCGCCTACGCCAAGTACCTCCGCCAGGCCGGGAGCACCTTCTCCCAGGACTACATGGAGGACGCGCTCCGCAACAACGCCCACACCACCCGCCTGCTGGTCAACCTGTTCGAGGCCCGGCTCAGCCCCAGCCACCGGCTGGGCGCCGACGAGCTCACCGAGGGCCTCATGGAGGAGCTGGACGGCGCGCTCGACGAGGTAGTCTCGCTCGACGAGGACCGCATCCTGCGCTCCTTCCTGCACCTCATCAAGGCCACCCTGCGGACGAACTTCTTCCAGCACGCCGAGGACGGCGACTGGCACTCCTACGTGTCGATGAAGTTCGACCCCAAGGCCATCCCGGACCTGCCGGCACCCCGCCCGGCCTTCGAGATCTGGGTGTACTCGCCGCGCGTCGAGGGCGTCCACCTGCGCTTCGGCAAGGTCGCCCGAGGCGGCCTGCGCTGGTCCGACCGCCGCGAGGACTTCCGCACCGAGATCCTCGGCCTGGTCAAGGCCCAGATGGTCAAGAACACCGTCATCGTGCCGGTCGGCGCCAAGGGCGGCTTCGTCGCCAAGCAGCTGCCCGACCCGTCGGTCGACCGCGACGCCTGGCTGGCCGAGGGCATCGCCTCGTACAAGACCTTCATCTCGGCGCTGCTCGACATCACCGACAACCTCAGGGGCGGCGAGGTCGTCCACCCGGTCGACGTGGTCCGCCACGACGAGGACGACACCTACCTGGTCGTCGCCGCCGACAAGGGCACCGCGACCTTCTCGGACATCGCCAACGGCGTCGCCGAGGCGTACGGCTTCTGGCTGGGCGACGCCTTCGCCTCCGGCGGCTCGGCCGGCTACGACCACAAGGGCATGGGCATCACCGCCCGCGGCGCCTGGGAGTCCGTCAAGCGGAACTTCCGCGAGCTCGGCGTCGACACCCAGGGCGAGGACTTCAGCGTCGTCGGCATCGGCGACATGTCCGGCGACGTCTTCGGCAACGGCATGCTGCTCAGCGAGCACATCCGCCTGGTCGCCGCCTTCGACCACCGGCACATCTTCCTCGACCCGAACCCGGACGCCGCAGTCTCCTACGCCGAGCGCCGCCGGCTGTTCGACCTGCCCCGCAGCTCCTGGGACGACTACGACAAGTCGCTGATCTCCGCCGGCGGCGGCGTCTTCCCGCGCACCGCCAAGGCGATCCAGCTCTCCCCGCAGGTCCGCGAGCGGCTCGGCATCGACGCGGCCAAGATCACCCCGGCCGAGCTGATGAAGGCCATCCTGCAGGCGCCCGTCGACCTGTTCTGGAACGGCGGCATCGGCACCTACATCAAGGCCTCCACCGAGACCAACGCCGAGGTCGGCGACAAGGCCAACGACGCCATCCGGGTCAACGGCGCACAGGTCCGCGCCCGGGTCATCGGCGAGGGCGGCAACCTCGGCTGCACCCAGCTCGGCCGCATCGAGTTCGCCGCGACCGGTGGCCCCGAGGGCACCGGCGGCTGGATCAACACCGACGCCATCGACAACTCGGCCGGCGTCGACACCTCGGACCACGAGGTGAACATCAAGATCCTGCTCAACCAGGTCGTCGCCGACGGCGACATGACGGTCAAGCAGCGCAACGCCCTGCTCGCCGAGATGACCGACGAGGTCGGCCGCCTGGTGCTGCGCAACAACTACGCGCAGAACGTCGTGCTCGCCAACGCCGTCGCCCAGGCCGTCAGCATGGTCAACGTGCACGCCCGCATGATCAACCGGCTGGAGGCCGGCGGGCAGCTCGACCGCGGGCTGGAGTTCCTGCCCACCGAGAAGCAGATCCGCGAGCGCCAGCAGGCCGGCCGCGGGCTCTCCCAGCCCGAGCTGTCCGTGCTGCTCGCCTACACCAAGATCACGCTGGCCGACGAGCTGCTCGCCACCGAGCTGCCCGACGACCCGTACTTCCGCGACGCGCTGCAGCAGTACTTCCCCAGCGCGCTGCGGGCCAGGTTCGCCGACGCGATCGACAACCACCCGCTGCGCCGCGAGATCATCACCACCCTGATCGTCAACGACACGATCAACCGCGGCGGCTGCACCTTCGCGTTCCGGCTCCGCGAGGAGACCGGCGCCACCATGGAGGAGATCGCCCGTACCCACGCGGCGGCCCGCGCCGTCTTCGGCCTGGAGCAGCTCTGGGACGAGGTCGAGGGCCTGGACAACAAGGTCGCGGCCCGGGTGCAGATCAAGATGCGCCTGCACGTCCGCCGGCTCGTCGAGCGCGCCACCCGCTGGATGCTCAACAACCGGCGCCAGCCGCTGGACATCGCCGGCACCATCGAGTTCTTCCACGACCGGGTCAACCAGGTCTGGGAGAGCCTGCCCAAGCCGCTCCGCGGCGAGGACCTGACCTGGTTCGAGGCGGTGTACGAGGAGCTCTCCGGCGCCGGCGTGCCGGACGAGCTGGCCAACCGGATCGCCGGCCTCTCCTCGGCCTTCCCGACGCTCGACATCGTCGGCGTCGCGGACCGCTCCGAGGCCGACGTGATGGAGGTCGCCGAGCTCTACTACGACCTCGCCGACCGCCTGCAGATCACCCACCTGCTGGACCGCATCATCGAGCTCCCGCGGACCGACCGCTGGTCCTCGATGGCCCGCGCCGCCATCCGCGAGGACCTCTTCGCGGCGCACTCCGCGCTCACCGCGGACGTGCTGGCCTGCGGCCCCGCCGGCTCCTCGCCGGAGGACCGCTACAAGGCCTGGGCCGAACTCAACGGCACCCTGCTGAGCCGGGCGAAGACCACCCTCGACGACATAAGGGGTTCGGACAACTACGAGCTGTCCAGCCTCTCGGTCGCCATGCGGGTGATCCGCACCCTGCTGCGCACCGGCCGCTGA
- a CDS encoding S-DNA-T family DNA segregation ATPase FtsK/SpoIIIE — protein MQIRLTVLRPRSGPAGAGSSTDVLVTAPSGTALGAVAGALAGAAGVRGPRSATHVQLYAGADRVDDQALLGRPPLVDGAVLSLGEPDPDTAPDELPAAAELRVVGGPDAGGVHRLHGEEIRVGRSSDADVPLDDPDVSRLHLALHLADGRVSVRDLDSTNGTLLPDGRWLRGDGAELPDGGLVRLGESTLQVARPEIGGNSGSRPAVPDGDGHLQLPDRPGARSAAAVPPPPAEAPHVPGGRSRGLLSLRRPRPVPRPAPEAAAQHAAARTRQAAARRERWPDPAALLLAALGHGSRLWERTPAHPDALAVRLGTADRPGGPGTVPGTLLPAVPVTVDLQTAGSLGLAGPRPRLTGLARAVLAQLAVLHPPSGLSLVVVAADEQRAADWHWTMWLPHLRPGQGQDCRLLVGFGPEQAEARLAELAAAPGGPEATVLLVDGDPGTPAAREGLDLLLRQGPAVGVFPICLAESVEELPAGVGARAQVTGEVATRLAVDLPAGGSRERIEEVALDAVPAAWAERLARALAPLREAAPAARGPLPDALRLLDLLRLEAVTPAKLSDRWAGLPDGPGTATALLGTARDGVCTVDLADTDALDGHEGGPHLLIGGAAGSGKTELLRTLVASLAVAERPERLEITVVESRSPADRDQAAGLRACTDLPHVTAHLDAAADPRQALLTAEALLDELARRESLLGGRDFTDWHTARILRKAPALVTAGGPTAAGPAAAAARVVEQRTAPDAAAAPQQVPARMVVVVDDLDALYAPTSPAGRPLARALAAVAERGGRLGVHLVAATGAPERTAGTEIDEAAGLRIALRTDHPAESDQLIHLPDAAALPEETPGRGYLRRPDGGVAAFQTARVSGRIPRTSTLRPTVVAVDPLQLGLPPTRRPVRELGNGPTDLALLASALQRAAAQG, from the coding sequence ATGCAGATCCGGCTCACCGTCCTTCGACCGCGCAGCGGCCCGGCCGGCGCCGGATCGTCCACGGACGTGCTGGTCACGGCACCCTCCGGCACGGCGCTCGGCGCGGTCGCCGGCGCGCTCGCGGGCGCGGCGGGCGTACGTGGCCCGCGCTCCGCCACGCACGTGCAGCTGTACGCCGGGGCGGACCGGGTCGACGACCAGGCACTGCTCGGCCGGCCCCCGCTGGTCGACGGCGCCGTGCTCTCGCTCGGCGAGCCGGACCCGGACACCGCCCCGGACGAGCTGCCCGCCGCCGCCGAGCTGCGGGTCGTCGGCGGCCCGGACGCGGGCGGCGTGCACCGGCTGCACGGCGAGGAGATCCGCGTCGGCCGGTCCAGCGACGCCGACGTGCCGCTCGACGACCCGGACGTCTCCCGGCTGCACCTCGCGCTGCACCTGGCCGACGGCAGGGTCTCCGTCCGCGACCTCGACTCCACCAACGGCACCCTGCTGCCGGACGGCCGCTGGCTGCGCGGCGACGGCGCGGAACTCCCCGACGGCGGGCTGGTGCGGCTCGGCGAGTCGACCCTGCAGGTCGCCCGCCCGGAGATCGGGGGGAATTCCGGGTCGCGCCCGGCCGTGCCGGACGGCGACGGCCACCTCCAGCTCCCCGACCGGCCCGGCGCCCGCTCGGCCGCCGCGGTGCCCCCGCCGCCCGCCGAGGCCCCGCACGTCCCCGGCGGCCGCAGCCGTGGCCTGCTCTCTCTGCGCCGCCCCCGGCCCGTGCCCCGGCCCGCCCCCGAGGCGGCCGCCCAGCACGCCGCCGCCCGGACCCGCCAGGCCGCCGCCCGGCGCGAGCGCTGGCCCGACCCGGCCGCGCTGCTGCTCGCCGCGCTCGGCCACGGCTCCCGGCTGTGGGAGCGCACCCCGGCCCACCCGGACGCGCTCGCCGTCCGGCTCGGCACCGCCGACCGGCCGGGCGGCCCCGGCACCGTCCCGGGCACCCTGCTGCCCGCCGTGCCCGTCACCGTGGACCTGCAGACCGCCGGCAGCCTCGGTCTGGCCGGGCCCCGGCCGCGGCTGACCGGGCTCGCCCGCGCCGTGCTCGCCCAGCTCGCCGTGCTGCACCCGCCGAGCGGCCTCTCCCTGGTGGTGGTCGCCGCCGACGAGCAGCGCGCCGCCGACTGGCACTGGACGATGTGGCTGCCCCACCTGCGCCCCGGCCAGGGGCAGGACTGCCGCCTGCTGGTCGGCTTCGGCCCCGAGCAGGCCGAGGCCAGGCTCGCCGAGCTCGCCGCCGCCCCGGGCGGCCCGGAGGCCACCGTCCTGCTGGTCGACGGCGACCCGGGCACCCCGGCCGCTCGCGAGGGTCTCGACCTGCTGCTGCGGCAGGGCCCGGCGGTGGGGGTCTTCCCGATCTGCCTGGCGGAATCCGTCGAGGAGCTTCCGGCCGGTGTCGGCGCCCGGGCGCAGGTCACCGGCGAGGTCGCCACCCGGCTCGCCGTCGACCTGCCCGCGGGCGGCTCCCGGGAGCGGATCGAGGAGGTCGCCCTGGACGCCGTCCCGGCCGCCTGGGCCGAGCGCCTCGCCCGGGCCCTCGCGCCGCTGCGGGAGGCCGCGCCGGCCGCCCGCGGCCCGCTGCCGGACGCCCTGCGGCTGCTCGACCTGCTGCGGCTGGAGGCCGTCACCCCGGCCAAGCTCTCCGACCGCTGGGCCGGGCTGCCGGACGGCCCCGGCACGGCCACCGCCCTGCTCGGCACCGCCCGGGACGGCGTGTGCACGGTCGACCTCGCCGACACCGACGCGCTCGACGGCCACGAGGGCGGCCCGCACCTGCTGATCGGCGGCGCGGCCGGCTCGGGGAAGACCGAGCTGCTGCGCACCCTGGTCGCCTCGCTGGCGGTCGCCGAGCGGCCGGAGCGGCTGGAGATCACCGTCGTGGAGTCCCGCTCCCCCGCGGACCGGGACCAGGCCGCCGGGCTGCGGGCCTGCACCGACCTGCCGCACGTCACCGCCCACCTGGACGCCGCCGCCGACCCGCGGCAGGCGCTGCTCACCGCCGAGGCGCTGCTGGACGAGCTGGCGCGCCGCGAATCGCTGCTCGGCGGGCGGGACTTCACCGACTGGCACACCGCCCGGATACTCCGCAAGGCGCCGGCCCTGGTCACCGCGGGCGGGCCCACCGCGGCCGGGCCCGCGGCGGCGGCCGCGCGGGTGGTCGAGCAGCGCACCGCACCGGACGCGGCGGCCGCGCCGCAGCAGGTGCCGGCCCGGATGGTGGTGGTCGTCGACGACCTCGACGCGCTGTACGCGCCGACCTCGCCGGCCGGCCGGCCCCTCGCCCGGGCGCTGGCCGCGGTCGCCGAGCGCGGCGGCCGGCTCGGCGTCCACCTGGTCGCCGCCACCGGCGCGCCGGAGCGGACGGCGGGCACCGAGATCGACGAGGCCGCGGGGCTGCGGATCGCACTGCGCACCGACCACCCGGCCGAGTCCGACCAGCTGATCCATCTGCCGGACGCCGCGGCGCTGCCGGAGGAGACGCCGGGCCGCGGCTACCTGCGGCGCCCGGACGGCGGGGTGGCGGCCTTCCAGACCGCGCGGGTCAGCGGCCGGATCCCGCGGACCTCCACACTGCGGCCGACGGTGGTGGCGGTGGACCCGCTGCAGCTCGGCCTGCCGCCGACCCGCCGCCCGGTCCGCGAACTGGGCAACGGCCCCACCGACCTCGCCCTGCTGGCGAGCGCCCTCCAGCGGGCCGCCGCCCAGGGCTGA
- a CDS encoding phosphoglycolate phosphatase-like HAD superfamily hydrolase produces the protein MRTHIVWDWNGTLFHDMEAVLGASNAAFETVGLPPLSLQQYRELYEIPIPRFYQRMLGRVPSQSEWEALDDAFHDRYHQLSTGCGLTDGVPALLSGWLARPGRSQSLLSMYEHERLVPVVDGFGLTGRFQRVDGRTGASGGRKAGFLAAHLTALGPGLEPARTVLIGDAVDDAEAALESGIHAVLYTGGSHTRQKLQAVGVPVVDTLAEAVAVAEELIG, from the coding sequence ATGCGCACGCACATCGTCTGGGACTGGAACGGCACGCTCTTCCACGACATGGAGGCCGTGCTGGGTGCCAGCAACGCCGCCTTCGAGACCGTCGGGCTGCCGCCGCTCAGCCTGCAGCAGTACCGCGAGCTGTACGAGATCCCGATCCCGCGCTTCTACCAGCGGATGCTCGGCCGGGTGCCCAGCCAGTCCGAGTGGGAGGCGCTGGACGACGCCTTCCACGACCGCTACCACCAGCTCAGCACCGGCTGCGGCCTCACCGACGGCGTCCCCGCGCTGCTGAGCGGCTGGCTGGCCCGGCCCGGCCGCAGCCAGTCCCTGCTGTCGATGTACGAGCACGAGCGGCTGGTGCCGGTGGTGGACGGCTTCGGCCTGACCGGGCGGTTCCAGCGGGTGGACGGCCGCACCGGTGCCTCCGGCGGCCGCAAGGCGGGCTTCCTGGCCGCCCATCTCACCGCGCTCGGCCCGGGCCTGGAGCCCGCCCGCACCGTCCTGATCGGCGACGCCGTGGACGACGCCGAGGCCGCCCTGGAGTCCGGCATCCACGCCGTGCTGTACACCGGCGGCTCGCACACCCGGCAGAAGCTGCAGGCCGTCGGCGTGCCGGTGGTGGACACCCTCGCCGAGGCCGTCGCGGTGGCCGAGGAGCTGATCGGCTGA